GCTGTTATCCTCGAGTTTCTGCGGATCGAGGAAGAGCGATTTGACGATCCGCGCCTTGCGTCCTTTGGCGCCGGTCAGCGACCAATTAACGGCATTCGGATCATTCTGCTCACGATATTTCTCCGGAAATTCGACCGATTCCATCATCTGGCCGATCATACCATCCCCGATTATCATCACCGGATTGCGATACTTATCCGCCAGATCGAAGGCGAGAATCATCAAATCGACCGCCTCCTGAACCGAAGCAGGAGCCAGCACGATCAGGTGATAGTCACCATGTCCGCCCGCCTTAACCGCCTGAAAATAATCGGACTGCGCCGGCAGGATACCGCCCAGGCCGGGGCCGCCCCGCATGATATTGAGCAGCACCACCGGAAGGTGGGCGCCCGCCATGAATGAAATGGCTTCCTGCATCAGACTGATTCCGGGCGATGATGAAGTCGTGAAGACCCGCTTGCCTGATGCCGCCGCTCCGAAAAGCATATTCCCCACTGCCACTTCCGATTCGGCCTGCACGAAAACACCACCGACCTCCGGAAGCCGCCAGCAAAGATACTCGGCCACTTCGCTCTGGGGAGTAATCGGATAGGCAAAATAATTGATGGCGCCGGCGCAAATGGCCGCCTCGCCGATCGCCTCATTTCCTTTCATTAATCTCTTGGCCATCTTTCATCTCCCCGTCAATATTCGAATAAAACGAATTGCGTCCCATGGGCATGCACCTCTATGGCCACATCGGGACAGGTGATGGCACAAATCCTACAGCCGATGCATCTGGTCGGTTCGACCAACTGGGCGAAGAAATAACCCTTCAGGTTTATTTCCTTCGACATTTTCAAAATCTGCATCGGACACGCCTTCACACACAATTCGCATCCTTTACAGTAGTTCTTATCTATTCGTACACCGGGCATGAATCATTCCCTTCGGTTAATAAATCATTTTAAACCGGTTTTTCTTTTCTTTCCCATGGCTTCAACATCGATCGTGTCATCGGCAGCACCGGACAGGCGAAGACCGATGTATCGGTCAAATCGAGAATACTCCGCTTGGCGCTGACAAACTGAACCGGAAGACCGCTGGTCCGGCTGACTTCAAGGGACAGGTAATACCCCTCGACAAGTATTTCCGGGGTGGTCTCATCTATCATATGTGTATTCGAAATCAAGCCGGTAAATTTCAGTCGGGCCGACGCCTCAATTCTCTCGATGGTTTTCATGCACCCCGCAACATCGGCTGTCTGTGGGCGGCGGCTATTTAAAACCATTAACATCTCATAATCGCCAGGATCGACTGACTCGGCAATAGAGCCAAGAGCCCTGGTTCCCTGGGCATCGCCCCCGACATCAAGAATCAATTTGCCGTTACTTTTTTCAATGGCGCCTTTGACTTCCGGCATGAGTATCGGCAAGTCGGCATAAAATTGATTGCCCCGAGGGGCTATGGCCGTAATACCCATGGCTTCAAGTTCACTGATCACTTCACGACTGCGGAAATAAGGATTGACCAGATCAAGGTCAACAATCGTGACCCGGGCCTTTTCGATCGCGGCAAAGTATTTAGCCAGATTTACGGATACCTCGGTCTTACCACTCCCAAAACCACCGACAATGGCGATAATTCTCTTTTTTAAGGCGGGGTAGCGCAGACCGGACTCATCCGTCATCTTTGATTAATCCTTTGCTGCCGGAGTTGTCAAAATACCAGGAGGGCATTTTAGTTCTTTCATTTCAGGCCATTAAGAACTTATCAGGCCCTCGATTCACAATTATAACATATTATCAATAAATAAGCAGGCAAAGTCAAGGGATATTGTGAAAAAAATCACTAAAATTCCGCCTTTAACCCCTTATCGGACAATTAATCAGCCAATATTCGGCCATTTTTTTATGTCTCAATTGGTTATATCATAAAAGAGGAGTGTTTATGTCTTGTAATTGTGAATAATAAAAGAAACGGCGCCTGAATCGACATGGCGCCGTTTTGATTTTGTAAAGGCACTTTAATCCCTGCCCCACCCCTCAAGCGATCGGAAATTCTTGAACTGGGCGCTGTCGGCAAAACTTTCCGGCTGCCGGGCATACATCAGAACGCCGTCGATCATATAAATATGATTCTGCTCCTCCCCGGCAATTTTGATAAAAAGAGCCTTGCGTTTCGGGTCGCCCTCTTTGGCCGCCTGCTCTTCATAGAGTTTTTTGGACTTTTCTTCCAGCTTAAACGCTTCTTTCCAGGCGGATAGCTCATTCTCGCCGAATTGCACACCTTTCGGATTCGAGGCCATCTGCTCGAAAATGTTCTGGATCTTGCTGATTGTCTCGGCGCCGGTAAAAGAAGCGTTGATATCGTCCGGATCTTCCTTCAAGCGCTTGAAATATTTATAATGGCGCTCTTCTTCCTCGGCCATCGACAGCAATACTTTCTTCAACCCGGGATTAGTAGTGCCGGACGCCTGCTTTTCATAAAAAGCCTTGCCGTCTTTTTCCATCTGCATGGCAAATTCCAATATATCCATAAAGGCTCCTTTGTCCTGATTATTATTATTTAATTAAATTATAGCCTATTAGGTCAAGAAATTCAAGTAGATTTGAAAAATGATGACGATGCAGATCAATCAATATTCGGGAAAATTTAATATCAGTCCGAGGCCGGGAGATAATCGGTATCGGAATATTTTATCCGCTCCAAATATGAAAGACCCTTATTGCCGAAATACGCTTCTTCTTTACGATAAACTTTATCCTGAAGGGCTTCCTTGAGTGAAATAAATTTGTATCCTTTTTCCTCGAGCAAAGTCAGCAGATCATCGATAAACATGGCATTCAGTCGGTTGGCGCGGAGCTGAAGAAT
This sequence is a window from candidate division Zixibacteria bacterium HGW-Zixibacteria-1. Protein-coding genes within it:
- a CDS encoding 3-methyl-2-oxobutanoate dehydrogenase subunit VorB (catalyzes the coenzyme A-dependent oxidation of 3-methyl-2-oxobutanoate coupled to the reduction of ferredoxin producing S-(2-methylpropanoyl)-CoA), yielding MAKRLMKGNEAIGEAAICAGAINYFAYPITPQSEVAEYLCWRLPEVGGVFVQAESEVAVGNMLFGAAASGKRVFTTSSSPGISLMQEAISFMAGAHLPVVLLNIMRGGPGLGGILPAQSDYFQAVKAGGHGDYHLIVLAPASVQEAVDLMILAFDLADKYRNPVMIIGDGMIGQMMESVEFPEKYREQNDPNAVNWSLTGAKGRKARIVKSLFLDPQKLEDNSFLLADKYKEIKKNEIRYELYKVSDKNRILIAAYGTMARICQTAIDEMEEEGISIGLFRPISLYPFPEKAIHDEAVKKNIERVLTIEMSVGQMVEDIERCVQGRKPVDFFGRTGGIVPTPNEVKDKIRELLGKKK
- a CDS encoding cobalamin biosynthesis protein CbiA; protein product: MTDESGLRYPALKKRIIAIVGGFGSGKTEVSVNLAKYFAAIEKARVTIVDLDLVNPYFRSREVISELEAMGITAIAPRGNQFYADLPILMPEVKGAIEKSNGKLILDVGGDAQGTRALGSIAESVDPGDYEMLMVLNSRRPQTADVAGCMKTIERIEASARLKFTGLISNTHMIDETTPEILVEGYYLSLEVSRTSGLPVQFVSAKRSILDLTDTSVFACPVLPMTRSMLKPWERKEKPV
- a CDS encoding tungsten formylmethanofuran dehydrogenase, whose amino-acid sequence is MPGVRIDKNYCKGCELCVKACPMQILKMSKEINLKGYFFAQLVEPTRCIGCRICAITCPDVAIEVHAHGTQFVLFEY